The Brachyspira sp. SAP_772 genome includes the window TTGTATTCTATTGTAACCTGACTTTTTCCGTCTGGTCTTAAATAGTCAACAATTTTGTCTTTTCTAACCTTTGTTAAACGTTCTGCTAATCTATGAGCTAAATGTATGCTTAAAGGCATTAAAGTTTCTGTTTCATTTATAGCATAACCAAACATTATACCTTGGTCGCCTGCACCTTCAGAAACATTTGAACTTTCAGAATTAAATAATCCTTTACCAGCACTAACACCCATATCTATATCTGGAGATTGTTCTGCAATAGCCTCCATAACCGCACAAGTATCAGCATCAAAACCCATATCGCTGCTTGTGTATCCTATTCGCCTTACGGTATCTCTAGCGATTTTTTGATAATCTAATCTAGCTTTTGTAGTGATTTCTCCGGCAATGATGAGCATTCCTGTTTTTGCTAAAGTTTCACATGCCACTCTAGAATTAGGATCTTGTTTTAAACATTCGTCTAAGACTGCATCGCTTACAGCATCGCAAATCTTATCAGGATGGCCTTCTGTTACCGACTCAGAAGAGAAATGATAATTTTTTATTTCAGCCATAGTTTTACCTCTTTTAAAATAATCGTTTAATTTTATATTATGTTTATATAATAGTCAATAACTTTTTTAGATAATTCTAACTATAAGCATTTACAAAAACGCTTAATAGTATATAATTTTTTATACATTTTTATTGAGTTATTATTTATGAAAAAGAAAGTTATATTTTTTATCTTTATTTCATTTATTGCTTCTTTAATGCTTTATTTTAATCTTGATAAGCCAGAAACTTATGCAAATTATATAAGCATTATGAACACTAATTATATGACTGTGAGAGATGAAGCAGCACCTGAATATTTTATTGATAATTATAAGCAAAAAAAAGAGAATCTTTTAAAAATGTTTGATGAGAAAGATATATCTGCTGTATTAAAATATAAGGCTCTTGTTATTTCTTATTTAGGTGAGGAAGAGGTTATATTAAACGGTATAGAAGAAAATAATGTTTTTAATGTTAATATTTCTGATAAAAATAATGGGGTTGTAATAAGTGAAGAAACTTCAAAGAATTTAAATGTAGAAATTGGAGATAGTGTTATATTAAAGCTAATTACAAAAGATGGTCATTATAATGCTGAAGAATATGAGGTTTTAAGTATATCAGATGCTTTAAAATATAATTATGTTTTAGTTGATATAGATAATTTAAATAATTTTGTAAAGCTTAATGATTGTGCTAGTGAGATATATGTAAAAAATAATAGTGTAGATGATAATATAGTTAAGCAAGTGTTTGGTGAAGATTTTGCATATTACTCTTTTAATAATAAAGAAAATACTAATTATAATAATTTATATTTTATTTTAGCTTATTTCTTTATTTTGTTTTTTAGTTTTATATTTGTAAATAATAATAGTTTGATTTACAGTGTAATATTTTCTATCATTGGGTTTATGCTTTCTTTAGTTGCTTATTTTATAATAATAAAGTATGCATTAAATACTAATTTTTATTTTGATAATATATATTTAATAGTATTATTAGTAAATGTTGTTTCTGTGTTGTCTGCAAAATTAAAAGTCTTTTCAATAAAAAAGATGTTTTTAGAAAGCATAAAATTTTCTAAATTAATTCTTTTTGGTTTTATTATAGTATATATTTTTGCTTTTGTAGTTTCTTATGATTATTTATTAGAAACAGCCCAAAAAATACCGTCTCCAAATAATAATGTTTATAATATTGCTAAAAAAAATACTTCTGATAATACTTTTTTATTGGATGGTGCTATTGGAGATATAAATATTATTAACAATGATGTTACAAGAGTTATATCATTTCCTGTTGGTGTTGTAATTAGAACAGGAAGTATTCAATCTAGAGTATATGCTTATGATAATTTAAATATTAATTATAATCTTATATCTGGAGAGATGTTTGAAGGAGAAAATAGAGAAATTGTTATAGGCAAGCATTTGGCGAGGTATTTAAATCTTAAAGTGGGAGACAGTGTTTCTCTTATAGCGAAAAACTCACGCGGCATTTTGGATACTATGTATTTTAAGGTTGTTGGAATATATGATATAGATAATTATAATATATATGCTAACTTAAAAACAATGTATGATTTTTTGCATCTTAGAGGCGGCGACAAATCTCCATACAATGAAAGAATAATAATACAATCAAAAGATAATATATATCCATATTTAAATGAAAAATTAAAAGATAATAATTTAGATGAACTTTATATAGAAGGATATGAGAATAATAATACAAAAATATTTAGTTTTATATTTATGGCTTTATTTTTCATATCAGTTTCTTTGTTTAATTCTTTTCTATTATCAGTTTTTTGTAAAGCAAACAATATTAATAAAAAAGACTCAATTAAAAAATATGCTATATCATTTATCATTGCTGTTATTTTATCGTTAATATTAATCTTAGTGCTTTATGATATAGTATTTAATTTTATAATATTTTTATTAGTAATTTTTATTTTGTCTTTTGCTTTAACTATAATTTCATCAAATTTATTAGGCAGTGATATATGATAAGAAATATATTTAATAAAAAGAAAAAAGTTATAATTATTTTGTTGTTTATAATATTGCTTCTTTGTTTGTATATGTTTTATTTTTCAAGGTCTTTGAGGGTAAGATATATTGAATTAGAGTTTGATGATTTACCATATAGTTTTGATAATACAAAAGTGGCATTTGCGGCAGATATGCATGCGGGGCTTTATATACCAACTTCTCATGTAAAAAAAATGTCTGATATCATAAGAAAAAATAATCCTGATTTAATATTATTTGCAGGCGATTATATTTACAGTGCTCCGAGGTGGTTTCATTATTATGATTCTAATAATGTTCAAAAGTTTGATGAAGGAATAAAAGATTTAAATACTAAATTTGGCAAATACTCTGTTATGGGCAATCATGATAATTGGGAGAGCACTCTTGATGTGTCTAATTGTTTGATAAGAAACGGATTTAAAACTATAGATAATAACATAGTGTTTATTACAAACGAAGCAGGAGATTATATTTCTATAGGAGGGGTTGGAGATTTTTTGACAGATAAAGTAGATTTTGATAGTGCAACCAAAGGAGTAGAAACAAATAATTTCCATATACTTTTATCTCATGAACCTCTTTTTCCATTAAAGATTGCTAGAGAAGGCGGATACAATAAGCTAATAGATTTTTTTCTTGCAGGGCATACTCATGGGCTGCAAATAAGTTTTGTGCCTATCAAACTAATAGAGTTTATAAATAAAAATAGGGAATATCCTTTAATTAGCATATATGGAAATATGAAAGCATATAATACAAAAGTGTATGTTACATCTGGTGTGGGGGTGGTACTACTTCCATTTAGACTATTTGCTTATCCTGAAATAGTTATTATTACATTGAAAAAAAAGCGATAATTTTTTTATTCTTTGTTGCTATAGCAATAGACTTTTATAAGGAAATACTGGATAATTATAAAAAAAATTAAAAGGATATTGCGATGCCAAATTTTATTAACAATATAGATTATAAAAAAGTATTATCATTAAAAGATACTGTAGAGATTAACTCTGCATTAACTTTAGTAGACAGAGATAATTTAGCAATAAAAATACTTTCTGTAGACAAAGACAAATCTATACCAACTCATAGCAGTACAGGAGATGTATTGGTTATCACTATAGACGGTAAGTTTGAGATGACTATAGAAAATGATGCTTATGTGTTGTCTGAAGGAGAATCTATTTTAATACCTGCTAATGCCAATCATTCATTAAAGGCAATAGAAGCTTTTAAGGTAGTTGTTATACAAGTAAAGCCATAATGGTGTTTTTTATTAATAAATAATTTTTTTAAGCATGAGGTTGTTTGTAAGCCTTATGCTTTTTTATTATATAGTAATTAAATTGTTTACAATTTGCTTTTAATAAAGTAATAATTTATAATTATGTTAATATAGTTTTAAATTCTTAAAAGGTTTAATGTATGAACAAAATAAACAGAATATATATAGGCTATCCTCCATTTGAAAGCGATAGGGGAGTGGCATTACTTTCACAAAACAGACAATTTCAATGGTTCAAAAGCCCTACATATATTTATCCTGTTGTGCCTGCAACTGCGGCAACTATGATAAAAAATGCAGGCTATAAAGTAGATTTTATTGACGCTATTGCAAGGAATATGACTACTAAAGAATGGTATGAGTATTTAGATTCAAACACACCTGATTTATTATTTTTTGAAGTGAAGACTCCTATTATATATAAAGCTTGGAAAATAGTTGATGATTTGAAAGCGAAATACAAAAATATGATAGTAGTTATTGCAGGCGACCATGTTACTGCTATGCCTGATGAAACTATGAATAACTGTAAGGTTGATTATTTACTTACAGGGGGTGATTATGACTTTTTGCTTTTGAACTTAATAGAATATTTAAATGGAAAAACTCAATTAGAAAAAGGCATATACTACAGAGAAAATAACAATATAAAAAATACAGGATTTTTTGAATTAAGACATGATTTAAAAAGTCTTCCGTTTATAGATAGAGATTTAACAGAGTGGAAAAGATATGCTTATGACAACGGTAATTTTAAACGCATACCGGGCACTTATATAATGGCGGGGCGTGACTGCTGGCATCATAGATGTACTTTCTGTTCTTGGACTGGTATATATACAAACTTCCGTGCTAGGACTGCAGAGAATGTGGTTGATGAAGTAGAGTTTTTATACAATAAATATAATATAAAAGAGATAATGGACGACACGGGTTGCTTTCCTGTAAAGAAATGGCTTAATGATTTTTGTAATATTATGATAGACAAAAAGCTTAATAAAAAAGTTAATATTGATTGCAACATGCGTTTTGGGGCTTGTAATGAAGAAGAATACAGGCTCATGAAAAAGGCAGGTTTTAGATTCTTGTTATTTGGTTTAGAGTCAGCAAGTCAAAACACTTTAGACAAACTTATAAAAGGCAATAAAGTTGAAGAGATACTTCCTTCTTGTAAAGCTGCTTCTGATGCAGGTCTTTCTCCTCATATCACAGTAATGCTAGGATACCCTTGGGAAACTGAAGAAGATATTGAAAAAACTTATGAGCTTACTAAAAAACTTCTTCTAAAAGGTTATGCTAAAACAATGCAGGCAACAATTATAATTCCATATCCGGGTACAGAATTATTTAATCAATGTAAAAGAGAAAATTGGCTTACCACAGAAAATTGGGAAGATTATGATATGCGTAAGGCTATAATGAAAACTGATGTCGGCGAAGAGAAAATAAAATGCTGGATACAGAAGCTTTATAATTTAAGTTTTACTCCGCAGTTTTTAATGCATAAAGTATTATCTATTAGAGATTTAGATGATATAAAATATTATTTAAGAGCATTTAAAAAGGTATCAAAAGGCCATTTAAAAGACTTTGCATAAAATTGAAAATTGTTAGTATTAATTTTATTTTATACTAACAATTTTTACTTTATTGCTATAATAAGTTAAAAGTTATATAAATACTTAAATATAGTTGAATTAATTTTTAATATATCTATAAACTGCTAATGCATCATCACCCCATATTTTAATAGCATTCTCTGGTATTAGTTTATTTTTTCCATCTTTTACATCATTCCATTTAGAATTATGAAAATACATATTTCTATCATATATGAAATATACTAATTTAGAATTTGTATCTATATTCCATTTATCTTTAAACCCATATCTATTAGCAGCCAAAGCATATAAAAGTTCCTTATCATTTTTATCCCTTACAGTATCTATATAAAAACTTTCGCCTTTAGAATCATTAACTATAGCTGAGACTAATTCTTTCTGATTTTTATATGTAAATGGTGCTATAAATATATTAACAGTTCTTATTATATGAAAAGAAGATGATATACTAAATAATATGGAAAATATAATTAGAGCGTTTTTTAAATTTATATTTTTATTTTCTATATATTTTATTAATGTAATTATAGGTATAAAGGATAAAGCAAAAGCACTGTATATATAATGGAATGTACCAGGATATGATTTTAAAATAAAAAAAGTTAATAAAGTTACCGGTATATAAAGCAAATATAATATTATACCTTCTTTCATAATAGTATCAGATGTTATATTTTCTTTATATTTATTAAGTACAAGTTTTCTAATACTAAAGAATATAGCATAAACAGATAATAATGTAGATATGATAAGAATTAAAGCTTCGAATATAATGAGCCTATTGTTATGAAGCCAAAAGTATGATATAGCAGAACTTCTTCCATAAAAAATTGAAATTTCTGTTGTTGGAAATAAAATCATAGCATAAATTTGTGGAAGACCTATAAATATGCTAGATCCTCTCATTGAAAGCATTAAAGATGTGTTCAAAAAACCATTTTTTATTTCTGCAATTAGATAAGGTAAATATATTAAAAATGATATAAATACACTTATTAAAATGGGAATAATATATTTTTTTGTAAGCTTTTTAAATCTTATTATATGATAAACTATTAATGAAGGAACCATTGAAAAAAATAATGTAAAATGACATTGAGCCATTAAAGCAATTATTGGAAACATTAATAATGCTGAAATATATGAGTATTTTCCATCTATTACGTACTCATAAAATAATATCATAAATATAAATGATAAATAAATAACTACATTTGGATTATAAATGTCTATACTAGCAAAAAACAAATAAGCATTACATAATAAGAGTGCAGATAAAATTGCTGCTGTATATTTTCCAAACCTTTTATATGTCCAACATATAAATAAAAAAAGTACAATCATACATAATATCATGAATAATAAACGAAGCAAAGTATCATTTTCATTTGATATTTTATATAAAAAACTATATAAAATATAATAAAACCCACCCGGCATTCTTGGAGTATGTTCTAATGCTGCATTAGTCATTTTGGTTCCAAGAGTAGGAAATATTTTATTATCATAAAAATTACGCATATCATCATATTGTTTAAATTCATCTAAATAAGCTTTAGGAAATGGAAAAGCATAAATATGTATTATTATTGTTAAAATAATAGGAATTATAAATGCAATATATATATTAATATTTTTTTTCATCGTTTTAATTATCCTTAAAATTGTTTAATTAATTTTTTATATATCATATTTTAATTTTATATAACTAACTAATAATTTAGAACTAAAGATATAATAATTTTTTAATTAAATATTATTATTTTATATAATAGTTTTGTATAAATAAATTTAAAATCAAAAAATATAAATATTCGTTAATGATAATAAATTACATAAGCACTAATAATATCAATTAGTATGTAATATTTATAATTTTTTGAAATCTAATTTGTTATTTATAAATATTTCTTAATCTATAATTATATTATACTATATTTGAAATTTCAATATTATTTATTAAATAAAATATTTGTATTATATATAAAATTGTGTTATCTTAAATATGTGTAAATTTATGATTTTAGTTTATTATTTCGTAGCTTTAAATATATAAAATATTATTTAAGAGCATTTAAAAAGTGTCAAAAGGGCATTTAAAAGATTTTGAGTAAATATATTTAATTATGCTAAATGATATATTTGAACAATTAACAAAATTACAAAATAGCAAAAAAGCTAAAGAGATGTCTGCATATATGAAAAACAAATTTGAGTTTTTGGGCGTGGATTCTAAAAGCAGAAAAAATATAGAAAACAACATTTTTAAAGAATATAAAAAAATAGAATATATTAATTTTGATTTTACAGATAAATGTTTTAAGAGTAAATATAGAGAGTTTCAATATTGTGCTATTGATTATTTGAGCTTAAAGAAAAAATATTTAAACAAAACTCATATTGAAAAATTAAAAAAATATATATTAACAAAATCATGGTGGGACAGTGTTGACGGCTTTCATAGAATAATAGGTGACATTGCTTTGAGCGATGATAGTGTCAATTCTATATTATTAGAATGGTCAGTAGATGATAATTTTTGGCTTAGAAGAATTGCTATATGTCATCAGCTTATAAGAAAAAATAATACAAATACTAATTTACTTGAAGAGATAATAATTAATAATCTAAATCAAAAAGAGTTCTTTATAAATAAGGCTATAGGTTGGGCACTTAGAGATTATAGCAAAACCAATCCTAAATGGGTTTTAGGTTTTATTGAGAAACATAAAGATAAGATGTCTAATTTAAGTATAAAAGAGGCAGCTAAATATTTAAATAATAAATAAATTAATATTTTTTCTTTACTGCAAATATAATATTAAATATTATTATTAATATTAATAAACTACAAACTATTATATGCGAATAAAGTGAAACATCATTAGCTATATAAAATATTTTAGGCAGTTTCCAATCTACTTTTTTAAATGAAGCAAATTTATCTAAATCATCTTTCTGTTCTAGAGAAAAGCCTGTAAATTGTTTATATTCATCATTAAAAAATATTAAACTATTAGGATGAGTAAAGTTATAGTAATTATTGGATATTTTATATATAGAGCCTTCATCTTTAGCTTTAAAAGTTTCAAGTCTATATCCATATATAGGTTCATAAGGAAATTGTGCAGAATACAAATTAATAGAGTTATTACTAATAAATTGTTTTAATAATTGTTGTCTATATTCATCATTTTGCTCATTAAATGATAATATAGTATATATTTTATAATTATTATTACTTCCTAAATTATTTATTTTATTCCAAACTTCTTTGCCTATTTCTATATTTACATTTCTAAAAGCAATTTCATTATTAAATGTATCAGCATGCTTGTAAAGAAAGAAAATAATTGTATATATATTTAATAGTAGTAATAATATTAATGACTTTTTTCTGTTAAATAATTTATATTTATTAAGTAAATATGATAAAAATATGGAAAATGGCAGTATCAATGTAGAGGATATTCTTAATCTTAAATTTATCTTTTTTAAGAAAGGAAATAAACTATTTATTATACCTTTATCATAATAAATATCAAAAATTAAATAAATCCAAATTATAAAAAGAAATATTTTAAATTTATCAAATTTATTTAAATTATAAAAATGTTCTTTAATTTCTTTTTTATTAATTATAAATATAATTATCATTAATGGTATAATTAAAAAAGGCAAAGATAAATCGTTTTCCCATATAGCAGAATATTTTATATGAAAAAATAGATTTAATGAAAATAATTTTTCTAAAAAAGAGACAAAAGATAAAATGAAATAATAATAAATTACTTCAAATATTTTATGAAATGGCACATTATCAACCATTAATTCTCCCCTATCTATTTTAGCGGATAATATAAACATAGGTATAATTTTTGATAAGCTTAAGATAAAAGATATTAATACAGAGCATATTATAGCTAAACATTTTTTAAAAAAATCTAAGTTTAATTTGAAAAAAATAGCAGCCATTCCAAGTAGTACAAAACAAGTATAGAAAAATATTGTATGTATTGCTCCTCCAAATATCATGGCAGAAAAAATTATAGCCCCAGATAATATTCTTATAATAAAACTAAATTTAACTTTTGATATAGTATTAGAAAAAAATATAAAAACTATCAAAGCAGTCAATGGATGATATATAAATGTCCAATGCCCAACTTTAAGATGATATATATAATATCCAGTACATGAAAAAAATACAGCTCCTGTTAAAGAGCTTATAAAATTAAAATTAAAATCTTTTTTAAGCAGAAGATATACAGATATAAATCCAACTATAGAAAATAAAAATGTTAATAAATTATAACTATACCAAAAAGGCATAATTAGAGTAAGAAAATATAAAGGAGAATATTGATGCCAATTAGGATTAGCATAACTAAGCAGTCCTCCTCCAAATAATGGAGAAGCCCATTCTATATCTAATCCATTGTTTTGATAATATATAAACATACTAATAGCCCTAGCTTCTATTTGGGCATAATCATGACCTATATAAGGATAATTACTATTTAAAAGCAATATTTGAGCTATGGATGTAATAAAACAAAATATGATTAAAATTAATTTCTCTTTTTTTTTATCTAAAACTATATTAAATATTTCTTTATTAGTTTTAATGATATATATAAATGAGATAACAAATAATATAGTTAATAAATAAAAAAGAAATCTCATAATAGTCCTTTAATTATATAAAAAGTTATTAACTTTGAAAAGCATTATTTAAGAAAGAAATTAATATAGATTAAAATCTCCAATTTGCTCGAGACTGGACTTGAACCAGCACGGTGTTACCCGACAGCACCTCAAGCTGTTGTGTCTACCTATTCCACCACCCGAGCGAGTAAAATTAATATCTATTATATAATAACATAACTTTTTGTCAAATTTTATTTTTTATTATAAATTATTTTTGAATATTGATAATAATAAAAAATATATTAATATAAAATAGAGGATTTATATTATGACTGTTAAAGATAAAATAGATAGTTGGTTTATTCAGGCTAGATTATATTTTGGCTTAACTAAATATTCTTCTGCACTTAGGCTATACGATAAAATTATAGAGTATTTTTATACTTACAGCGAAGATTTAGACAACAATTATAAAGAGATATATTTTGCAAGAGCATACTACAAAAAAGCATTAACTCTATATTATTTAAATCAATATGAGAAGTCTATAGAGTTTTATGATAAGGCTATAAGTGTAAATCCTTTATATGAAAAGGCTTTTATTAATAAGGGGATAATACTTGCTAAACTAAATGCTTATGATGATGCTTTGTCTTCTTTTAATATGGCTATAGAGATAAATGATAAATCTGAAATATCTTATTTTAATATAGGGATAATATATTCAAAATTGGAACGTTATAAAGATGCTTTAGATTATTTTAATATAGCGGGAAAATTGGGGTATGAATATGCTTATTTAAATGTAGCTATTATGTTAGAGAGGCTTGGGGAAATAGATAATGCTTTAAAAATGTATGATAAAGCAGTAGAGAGTAATCAATATTTAGAGATAGTTTATTTAAATAAAGGAAATTGTTTAAATAGAATAAATAAATATAAAGAAGCAATAGAGTATTTTGACAAGGCTATAGACATTTTAAAATCAAAAGAGATAAAAAATATTAAGAAATCAGACATAAATGATAGTGATATGATTGAATATAATTATATTGATGATGATTCTATTTGTGAGAGGGTATATTTTTCTAAAGCTAATTCATTAATATTTTTAAAAGAATATGATAAATCTTTGGATATTTTAATTAGTATAGACAAATATAAATCTGTTAATATTTTTAATATTATATCAAAGTTTATATATTTTATTGATATAGATAAGCTAATAAATATAATATTAAATCAAGAGAGTTTTTGGGTAAAAGAAAAAGAAGAATATTTTTATTTTGTTACAAGAGATATTGCTGATAAAAATAAATTAAAAAAATTATGGATATTTCAATATATACTCTTATATTTAATATCAGTAAAAGATTATGATAAGATAGAAGAGATATCGCATTACACTAGTATAGAAGTATTTGATGAGATGGCATTTGATAAAAGATACGATAAAACAGAAGAGGCTAATTTAAAAAATTATAATAGCTATATTAAGAAAAATAAGTTTAGAATGACAAGCGTAAAAAATGCTAATGACCCTAAAGAGGGTAAAGTTTTAATGCAGCTTCTTAGAGATAATAGTTTAAATGTAAAACATTCTAAAGTTAATAATTTTATAGCACTGCAAACTTCTTTCAGCAGATGTAAAGATTCTCTTACTATGTATAGGCTATATGGTAAAAATGACAATAAGGAAGGTACAGGCTGTTGTTTAGTTTTTAACAAATCTTTTTTTGATACTTCTTTTAATAATATAAACTCTAGTATACTATTTTCTTTTTCTTACAACAAAGAGAATAATTCTTATATAGAGTCTTATGAAGAAAATACTTTGCCATTATATTATGTGCTTTATTATAACTATAGAAAAAATGAAATAATATTTAATCCTTCTGAATCTGATTATAATAATCTTATAATAGAC containing:
- a CDS encoding lipoprotein ABC transporter permease, producing MKKKVIFFIFISFIASLMLYFNLDKPETYANYISIMNTNYMTVRDEAAPEYFIDNYKQKKENLLKMFDEKDISAVLKYKALVISYLGEEEVILNGIEENNVFNVNISDKNNGVVISEETSKNLNVEIGDSVILKLITKDGHYNAEEYEVLSISDALKYNYVLVDIDNLNNFVKLNDCASEIYVKNNSVDDNIVKQVFGEDFAYYSFNNKENTNYNNLYFILAYFFILFFSFIFVNNNSLIYSVIFSIIGFMLSLVAYFIIIKYALNTNFYFDNIYLIVLLVNVVSVLSAKLKVFSIKKMFLESIKFSKLILFGFIIVYIFAFVVSYDYLLETAQKIPSPNNNVYNIAKKNTSDNTFLLDGAIGDINIINNDVTRVISFPVGVVIRTGSIQSRVYAYDNLNINYNLISGEMFEGENREIVIGKHLARYLNLKVGDSVSLIAKNSRGILDTMYFKVVGIYDIDNYNIYANLKTMYDFLHLRGGDKSPYNERIIIQSKDNIYPYLNEKLKDNNLDELYIEGYENNNTKIFSFIFMALFFISVSLFNSFLLSVFCKANNINKKDSIKKYAISFIIAVILSLILILVLYDIVFNFIIFLLVIFILSFALTIISSNLLGSDI
- a CDS encoding metallophosphoesterase, producing MIRNIFNKKKKVIIILLFIILLLCLYMFYFSRSLRVRYIELEFDDLPYSFDNTKVAFAADMHAGLYIPTSHVKKMSDIIRKNNPDLILFAGDYIYSAPRWFHYYDSNNVQKFDEGIKDLNTKFGKYSVMGNHDNWESTLDVSNCLIRNGFKTIDNNIVFITNEAGDYISIGGVGDFLTDKVDFDSATKGVETNNFHILLSHEPLFPLKIAREGGYNKLIDFFLAGHTHGLQISFVPIKLIEFINKNREYPLISIYGNMKAYNTKVYVTSGVGVVLLPFRLFAYPEIVIITLKKKR
- a CDS encoding cupin domain-containing protein, coding for MPNFINNIDYKKVLSLKDTVEINSALTLVDRDNLAIKILSVDKDKSIPTHSSTGDVLVITIDGKFEMTIENDAYVLSEGESILIPANANHSLKAIEAFKVVVIQVKP
- a CDS encoding B12-binding domain-containing radical SAM protein, whose amino-acid sequence is MNKINRIYIGYPPFESDRGVALLSQNRQFQWFKSPTYIYPVVPATAATMIKNAGYKVDFIDAIARNMTTKEWYEYLDSNTPDLLFFEVKTPIIYKAWKIVDDLKAKYKNMIVVIAGDHVTAMPDETMNNCKVDYLLTGGDYDFLLLNLIEYLNGKTQLEKGIYYRENNNIKNTGFFELRHDLKSLPFIDRDLTEWKRYAYDNGNFKRIPGTYIMAGRDCWHHRCTFCSWTGIYTNFRARTAENVVDEVEFLYNKYNIKEIMDDTGCFPVKKWLNDFCNIMIDKKLNKKVNIDCNMRFGACNEEEYRLMKKAGFRFLLFGLESASQNTLDKLIKGNKVEEILPSCKAASDAGLSPHITVMLGYPWETEEDIEKTYELTKKLLLKGYAKTMQATIIIPYPGTELFNQCKRENWLTTENWEDYDMRKAIMKTDVGEEKIKCWIQKLYNLSFTPQFLMHKVLSIRDLDDIKYYLRAFKKVSKGHLKDFA
- a CDS encoding glycosyltransferase family 39 protein — translated: MKKNINIYIAFIIPIILTIIIHIYAFPFPKAYLDEFKQYDDMRNFYDNKIFPTLGTKMTNAALEHTPRMPGGFYYILYSFLYKISNENDTLLRLLFMILCMIVLFLFICWTYKRFGKYTAAILSALLLCNAYLFFASIDIYNPNVVIYLSFIFMILFYEYVIDGKYSYISALLMFPIIALMAQCHFTLFFSMVPSLIVYHIIRFKKLTKKYIIPILISVFISFLIYLPYLIAEIKNGFLNTSLMLSMRGSSIFIGLPQIYAMILFPTTEISIFYGRSSAISYFWLHNNRLIIFEALILIISTLLSVYAIFFSIRKLVLNKYKENITSDTIMKEGIILYLLYIPVTLLTFFILKSYPGTFHYIYSAFALSFIPIITLIKYIENKNINLKNALIIFSILFSISSSFHIIRTVNIFIAPFTYKNQKELVSAIVNDSKGESFYIDTVRDKNDKELLYALAANRYGFKDKWNIDTNSKLVYFIYDRNMYFHNSKWNDVKDGKNKLIPENAIKIWGDDALAVYRYIKN
- a CDS encoding DNA alkylation repair protein, with the protein product MLNDIFEQLTKLQNSKKAKEMSAYMKNKFEFLGVDSKSRKNIENNIFKEYKKIEYINFDFTDKCFKSKYREFQYCAIDYLSLKKKYLNKTHIEKLKKYILTKSWWDSVDGFHRIIGDIALSDDSVNSILLEWSVDDNFWLRRIAICHQLIRKNNTNTNLLEEIIINNLNQKEFFINKAIGWALRDYSKTNPKWVLGFIEKHKDKMSNLSIKEAAKYLNNK
- a CDS encoding tetratricopeptide repeat protein, with the protein product MTVKDKIDSWFIQARLYFGLTKYSSALRLYDKIIEYFYTYSEDLDNNYKEIYFARAYYKKALTLYYLNQYEKSIEFYDKAISVNPLYEKAFINKGIILAKLNAYDDALSSFNMAIEINDKSEISYFNIGIIYSKLERYKDALDYFNIAGKLGYEYAYLNVAIMLERLGEIDNALKMYDKAVESNQYLEIVYLNKGNCLNRINKYKEAIEYFDKAIDILKSKEIKNIKKSDINDSDMIEYNYIDDDSICERVYFSKANSLIFLKEYDKSLDILISIDKYKSVNIFNIISKFIYFIDIDKLINIILNQESFWVKEKEEYFYFVTRDIADKNKLKKLWIFQYILLYLISVKDYDKIEEISHYTSIEVFDEMAFDKRYDKTEEANLKNYNSYIKKNKFRMTSVKNANDPKEGKVLMQLLRDNSLNVKHSKVNNFIALQTSFSRCKDSLTMYRLYGKNDNKEGTGCCLVFNKSFFDTSFNNINSSILFSFSYNKENNSYIESYEENTLPLYYVLYYNYRKNEIIFNPSESDYNNLIIDLNKNYHVLWNDGVDFYDKLRNKIGYIFNNIFDIIKSFNSEELEYSCQLLMNIQYLIKDSSFVEEQEMRIIQLLEYGSNPLHIDDNMKRSYKNYLYLFDNKALKEVILAPKVKDADFLVEKYNDRLAKATNIYNSETVKNKYRINVYVSNAPIS